In the genome of Microcoleus vaginatus PCC 9802, the window GGGGAGCAGCTATGCTGGGATTTAGCAGCATTCAGCGCATTGCTCATCGGTTGGAGGATTATTTAAAGCTGCTCAGAGAATGTCCGATCGCCATTGATAGCAGGCTACAATCGCTCTTAACCGAAGTTTTTGATATTTTAGCAGCCCTCGTGTCAAAGGTTTCTAAGGGTTTTGGGCTCAACCACGAAGACGCAAACCAAATGCTCTCCCTCGCCGAACCGGTTTTTGACGAACTCGACGCTTACCTGAGATTGCGAATTCCCACTCGCCTGACTGTGAGAGCTACTACGGACGAACATATTCACGTTTTCTCCGGTTACTGCACCTCCCTGAGCGAATTTTCCTCGGCTATTGCTTCGCGCGTCGGTTTGCTCGGAGGCACTATTACCCGCCACGATCAGGATAGCCAGGGCATACGCCTTTGTATTGACATTTACCTACCGCCTTACACCAGGATCGAAAACATCCGCCAAGCTGTCGAACTCTCCGGCGCTATTATCGGGAATGTTCAGACGCAGCGGGACTTTTCGCTGCTGGCGACTGCGGATTATCCGGTTTACCAAAGTGCGATCGAGCCTCCGGCAATTTGCATCGGATGCCGCTACTATTACGGTAGAAGTGACGGCGGCTACCTGCTCAACTGCACGATCCATCCCCGCGGCCCGGAAACAGAAGATTGTCGCGATCGGGAACCGGAATAAGCAGTAGAAAATCTGGACTCTGATCCCCGATTTGCAACCAGGGAAAAATTTCTTCTGAAACCAATATTCTCCCTGACATCTTTGACATTACGCCGACCAACTTATTTTTGAGTTCCTAGATAATTACATCCTTCTCTCCAAGATAACTAAATCCTTCTTCCTCTGGAGAGATCCCCTAACAACTGATACTGCAACTCGAATTAATTGCATCATGCTTGCAGGATGAGCGATCGCCCAGACATTGATTGTCAGACAAGTGATTCCCATAACTAACAAGATGTATGTCGGAGGCATTACTACCCCGATCGCGAACCAGCAAAAAACGTGAAATATCATTGCTGTAGCCCAAAGGCTGGCGACAACCACAGACGCCCAAATTTGTATTCGAGGTCGGTTTAGTGCTGTCAAAATCACTGTCACCAAAGTAGTCAGCAAGTTTGCCGGAACTAAAAAGGCACAGATAGCTATGCAGTAGGTATGAGAAAATTCAGTAACTGTATTGAAGTCGATCATCAGTCTAATTGTCGGGCCTGTTGGATATACTTAAAGAGCTTAGCGTGACTTGACTTTCAGATCTTGTCACCCTTACTTTAACTTAATATTTCCGTAAGTAGGCCGCTCTGGAGACGCATTTCTCTCCCCCTTTTCCAGCAGGCAAAATTCTACCACACATATTAAAGTTTTGGGGAATTATTAAACATACTTGAAGAATGGCAAAAATTGCTGTGATAATTAACATCGGGAAGCGATAGTATAGAAGAGCCAAGTCTGTAAAATATCTAGAAGGCTGAGGCGGGTCGAACAGCAACACATACGGCAGGCTGATTTCCGACTCAATCATTTTTGATTCCCTGATTCTCGGATGATGGATTCTCAGCGTCCATCAAGGGATCGAGCCGTTATGCGATCGAACAATATGAGATTATTATAAAACAGCCAATTTGCTCTCACATCTCAAATCATTAGAACCCTCTCGAAATTATACAGCGGAAGGCAAAGCAAATGGATCAACAAATCACCATTCCCGCACTCGAAGAAGTTGACTTGACCAACTGCGACAGAGAACCCATTCACCTATCGGGGCACATTCAGCCACACGGGGTGCTACTTGTTGTACGAGAACCTGAACTAGAAATAGTGCAAGTCAGCGAAAATACGCAAGATTTGTTAGGAATTGATGCAGAAAGTGCGATCGGTCAAGATTTAAGCTTATTATTCGATAAAATTCAACTAGAAAAACTCAAGGCCTGTTTGCGGAAGGAAAACTTAAAAACCGTCAATCCCATTAAACTCTCTGTCGAAAGAGCAGGTAAATATTTAGAATTTGACTGCATTCTTCACCGAGAAGAAGAAGTTTTGATGGTCGAGTTAGAATTAGCCACCAGCCCCGAAAATCTTTCGGTTTTTAGCTTTTATCATTCAGTGAGAGCGACGGTCAGCAAAATTCAAAGCGCCCCGAATCTCAAGGAATTATGTCAACTGACTGTAGAAGAAATCAGGAAAATATCGGGATTTGATAGAGTTATGGTCTATCAATTTGACCCCGAGGGCAACGGCGCTGTCATCGCTGAAGCTAAAGCAGAAAAGCTGAGTCCTTTCTTAGGATTAAACTACCCCAGCTCAGATATTCCCAAACAAGCCAGACAACTGTATTCGTTAAATTGGTTGAGGTTAATCCCCGATATTAATTATCAACCAGTACCCCTTGTTTCAGGCAAGAATGCGGCTTCCATCCAGCCCCTAGACCTCAGTTTCACCGTGTTGAGAAGCGTTTCTCCCATTCACATAGAATACCTGCAAAATATGGGCGTTGCAGCTTCGATGTCCATTTCTTTAATCAAAGACAAAAAGCTGTGGGGATTGATTGCTTGTCATAACTATACACCAAAATACCTCAACTATGAATTGCGCGCCGCCTGCGAATTTATCGGGCAAGTAATGTCGTTAGAACTGCAATCAAAAGAAGGAAACGAAGACTACGACTATAAACTACACTTAAAATCTATTCTCACCAAGATTTTTGAAGACATATCCACCTCCGAAAACTTGTCACAAGTGTTAGTTAAATGTCAGCATAATTTGCTGGAAGCAGTCAACGCCCAGGGAGCAGCAATAGTATTTGGAGACAATTGCTATCGAGTCGGGGAAACACCTCCGGGAGAAGCGCTCAAATACTTAACTCAGTGGGTGCAAAATAACCTAAACAAAGAAATTTTTTATACAGACTCGCTGACCAAATGCTATCCCGAAGCTGAGGAATTTAAAGACACGGCCAGCGGGTGTTTGGCTATAGCAATATCGCCGACTCAGAAAATATACGTTTTGTGGTTTCGCCCGGAAGTAATTAAGACCGTAAATTGGGCGGGCAACCCCAACAAACCAGTTGAAAAAGATGAAGATGGCAACCCTCGACTGTCTCCTAGGAAATCCTTCGAGCTGTGGAAAGAAAATGTGAGGTACAAATCGTTGCCTTGGAAACAATGCGAAATAGACGCTGCATTGGAACTGAAAAAAGCAATGATTAATATAGTGCTTTGCCAAGTAGATAAACTAGAAAAATTAAATACAGCACTAGAAGCATCCGTCGCCCGAGAACGCGAAAAAACTGCTCATTTAAAAACAGCGATGTCCGAGCTTAAGCGGGCTCAAACTCAATTGGTGCAAAGCGAAAGAATGTCAAGTTTGGGACAGTTGGTGGCGGCGGTAGCTTATGAAGTCACTAACCCGATTAACTTCATCTACGGAAATCTTAGCTATGCTAACGAATACAGTCAAAAAATGATCAATTTATTGCAGCTTTACGAGCAGCAATATCCGTCACCTTCGCCAGAAATTCAAGCACAAATTGAAGCAGTTGAATTAGAGTTTATAGCTGAAGACTTACCGAAGTTGCTGGGTTCAATGAAAGTAGGAGCTAACCGCATCCGCGAGATAGTTCAGTCGTTGCGAAACTTCTCTAGAATTGACGAAGCAGAGATTAAACCAGTTGACATTCACGACGGATTGGACAGCGCTTTGCTGATTTTGAGCAACCGACTCAAACCGAAGCCCGATCGCCCAGCAATTCATCTCATCAAAGAATATGGCTCTCTGCCTTTGGTTGAGTGTTACGCCGTTCAAATCAACCAAGTATTTATGAATGTACTGACAAATGCAATTGATGCTCTCGAAGATGGCTTTGTCAACAATAATTTATCGTCGCACTGCGGGGACGAAGAAGAGTCACTCAAGTGCGGACAAATTCGGATTGTGACTGAACTTTGTCCCGGACAAAAAGCCGTAGCAGTTCGGATCAAGGACAACGGTTGGGGCATGGAACAAAAAGTTCGCCAGAAAATTTTTGAGCCGTTTTTTACCACAAAACAGGTGGGCAAAGGTGCGGGGATAGGTTTGGCGATTAGTCACGAAATTGCGGTAGAACAACACGGGGGCAAATTGACTTGCATTTCAGCCCCCGGAGAGGGAACCGAGTTGATTATTGAGATTCCCTTGAGCCAAACTCATCCCACACCCATTGTCAAGTGAAAAAAAGTCCGCGCTAGCGAAGCTATCCCGAACGCGCGCGCCTTCGGTGAAGGGTGGCGAATCGCCCAAATTCAAAAATCGAAAATTCAATTAAAATACAAAAGTAGCTAAGTAGATTTGAGCCAATTCTGAGGAAGCGACTGTGACTGAAAAAAATACCGCCCAATGGGATGCCGGCAGGTTTCTCAAAACCTTGGCTTATTTCGGCGTCATTCCCTTCATTGGCAGCATGAGCTGGCTGCAACAACTCTTTGCAAGCAGCAGCAACAGTAAAAAAGACCAACCCAAACTGGTACTGGTAGCCGGTGCTACCGGCGGCCTCGGGAAGCGAGTTGTCAAGCGGCTGCAACAGCGGGGATATAGAGTGCGAGCCCTCGTCAGAGATACCAAAAGAGCGACAGAAATTCTCGGTCAAAATGTCGAATTAGTCGAAGGAGATATCACTCTCCCAGAAACCCTAACACCGCTAGTAACCGAGGGCATAGAAGCAGTTATCTGCTGCACCGGCACTAAAGTTCAACCGATAGAAGGAGACACCCCAACCAGGGAAAAATACTATCAAGGCATCAAATTTTATATGCCGGAAGTGGTCGATGTTCCCGAAATCGTGGAATACAAAGGCATCAATAATTTAGTGCAAGCTGTTCGCCGCCAGCTAATTCAAGCAGGCGAAAAAACAATTTTTGACTTCACAAAACCCAGCCAAGATTTAAAAGAAACTTGGGGTGCGCTCGACGACATCGTGATGGGTGGCACCAGCGAAAGTTCGATCCGGCTGACAGACAATACAGCTATATTCACAGGCAATGTTTCTACTGCCAACTCGGGCGGCTTTGCTTCGGTGCGTACCCGCAACTTCGATACTCCGCTCAATCTCGCAGGATTTAGCGGCCTCCAACTGCGTGTCAAAGGCGACGGCAAGCGCTACAAATTGATTGTTCGCAACGAAGCTAAATGGGATGGAATTGGCTATTGCTATTCGTTTGATACTGTTTACAATATCTGGATTACTGTCACCGTTCCCTTTGATGAGTTAATCCCAGTATTCCGCGCGAAAACTGTTAAGGATGGCTCTAAATTTGATGCCAGCAGTATTTTTTCTTTTCAGTTAATGTTGAGCAAGTTTGAATATGACGGCGGGCTCAACCCGAAATTTACACCGGGTATTTTTCAACTGGAGTTAGAATCTCTTAAAGCTGATGGGGGACAGACTTTGCCGCGATTTGTGATGGTGAGTTCGGCAGGAGTTACCCGCCCGGGCCGCCCGGGAATTAACTTGGAAGAAGAACCGCCGGCAGTCAGGATGAATGATATGTTGGGGGGGATTTTGACTTGGAAGTTGAAAGGGGAAGATTGTGTGCGATCGAGCCGCATACCTTATACTATTGTCAGACCCTGCGCTTTGACTGAAGAACCGGGAGGCAAAGCTTTAATATTTGAGCAAGGAGACAATATTAGGGGCAAAGTCAGTCGGGAAGATATTGCAGAATTGTGCGTGGAGGCTTTGGCACAACCTCAAGCTTGCAACGTTACTTTTGAGGTGAAAGAGGGGGAAAATGGCAGTTCTCCCGGAGACTGGCAGGCTTTGTTTTCGGGAGTTAAATAACATATCCCACTTCTTAGTAAAATGAGGTAGGCTGGGTGATTGGTAGGTGGTAATTGCTAATTGAGAAAAAGGAGCGCGCCTGTCAGCATACCTCATTTATTTGAGAAATGCCATGTGACAATTAAGATTGAGTAAGATTAAATGAACCGCGAAGACGCAAAGGACGCGAAGGAATAGAAAGAAGAAGATGCAGTTCTTCCTTCGCGCTCTTGGCGTCTTCGCGGTTTAATCATTTCGATGTAACTGGATTTGGTATGATGAGTAAAACAATCACCAATAATTAATAACCAATAACTAATAACTAATTTATGTCTGTGACTTTTTCCCGACGCTCCTTGACGCCTTATTTGTTTTTGTTTCCGGCTTTATTTATTTTGAGCTTGACTGTTTTGTGGCCTGCGGTGCAAGCTTTTTATTTGAGTTTTACCAACTACGAATATGATTTAACTCAAATGCCACAGTGGGTGGGGTTGAAGAATTTTAACAGGTTGTGGGGCGATCGCACATTCTGGCAAACTTTGACGAATACGCTGCTGTATCTCGCCTGCGTTGTGCCTGTATTGGTTGTTCTACCGTTGGGAATGGCGATTTTGTGCAACCAAAAACTTAGGGGGATGAACTGGTTTCGAGCCGCATACTACACGCCGGCGGTGATTTCAATGGTTGTCGCCGGGATTGCTTGGAAGTGGCTGTTTGCTGAGACTGGACTGCTGAATCAGTTGGGGGAATTGTTGGGTTTACCTCCTGTTTCTTGGCTGGCTAATCCGAAGTTAGCAATCTTTAGCGTCATGGCGGTTACTATCTGGAAAGGATTGGGCTATTACATGGTGATTTATTTGGCAGGGCTGCAAGCTATTCCGGCAGAACTTTATGAGGCGGCTGCTATTGATGGTTCTGATGGTTTGGGAAAGCACTGGGATATTACTGTGCCGCTGATGAAGCCTTATTTAGTTTTAGTTGCGGTGATTTCGGCGATTTCTGCTACTAAGGTTTTTGAAGAAGTTTATATTATGACTCAGGGCGGGCCTCGCAATAGTTCTAAGACTGTTGTTTATTATCTTTACGAACGAGCGTTTAATGATTTGGAAATTGGCTATGCTTGTACGATCGGGCTGGTTTTGTTTTTGCTAATTTTGGGTTTGTCGATTTTGCAAGTTAGCCTTCAGGGTTTGACTCGCAATGATTAAGGTTTATGACTGACGCGATCCGGGCCTCATAAACTTTGTTTCTCGTTCTCGTTCCTGTGATTACCAGGACTTTTTTATATTCAGAAACCGGGTTTATTGGTCTAATTTCTACTAATTTTAGACGGGAATCTCGAAGTAATGCGATCGCTCACGGCTTTGGACAGGTCTTATTGGTGAAATCACAGCTATAAATATAGGGTTTCTGCCAGTTCAGAGGAATTTCTAATAAATCCCTGCTTCCGGTCATTCCCCCTCCCAGAAAGAGCAGCACGGCGATCGAGCTCAAGATGACATGGATAGTGCGCCAGCGATTTGAGCGGTCTTTGTAAATGTCTTCAATGATGGCAAGGGAAAAAACCATAATTAGCGCAGCGGTGATGCCAATGTAGTAGTGAGACCAATACCATTCATTGGTTCGCCGATAAACGCCCTCTTGAGTGCCAAGAATCACCAAACCAGTACCTGTTAGGGTCGCAAATATGCCGCGCCATAAAGCGGGTGTCGCTCGATATAGCATGACCAAAGAGCCGACAGTTGCAACAAACATCAGCACAATGAAAATGACCTGAAAGGAGTTTTTGCTCCAAACATCCTTGCTCCAAATATGCTCAAAAATCGGGTAGGCTAGACCCAACAACGTCACTCCTACCACCGAACCTGACAGGATGCGACCTGCTTTGACGTGTTCGGGACCGACTACAGGTGGAATTTTGCTCTTGGTGTCGATCGCAATTTGCTTGCGACGCTGCATGGTTTGCCACCCCATATTGAGAACAATACCAAGCATAGGAAAAACAATCGCTACAGCTAAAATAGGATGCAGCAAAGCCAGAAAATCTTTAAATTCCATAGATCACCTTTTTGTTGAAGAGGGTTGGCTTCATCAACCCGGTTTTTGCGATACATAATATCATACCCGGTGATCTAAGCACAGTAAGTTTGTAGTCAGGACTAATAGTTATTATTTACCCCCATATAAAGGGCTAAAGTCCTGACTACAAACACGCTTTATGAGGGGTAATTCACCGGAGAAGTTGATAAATCCGAAGATATATAGCCATCCTAAATAATTTGTGAATTTCTTACTCCCTCCCCTTGATAAGGGGAGGGTTGGGGTGGGGTAAAAAATTTACAACTCATTTAAGATTGCTATAGCAGTTGTCTATTGGGTGAGGTACAGCTTTCTCAATTACGCAATGGAGCAATTACAATTACCTTGTTCTCTGGGAAATGAAAACTGCTCGCGGTAATGTCAGTGCCGGTTAGCCACTAATTCCCTGCATCACTTTGAGCCTATATGTTACTAGCCTTTCAGTATTGAAGAACTCCTAGCGGGAGTGAAATCACGTCTGCGCCGAACTCAACCAAATGACCCGGATAAGTTATAACTTGAAGACCTAATGTGGAACGGTTTAACCCCTGAAGTTTAGGAAGGCAATCAATAAATTTAACTCACTGCCAAAGAGTTAAATTTGTTAGAATTTATGCTGTAAAATCCCCGTCAAGTGATTACCCGCGACCGAATTCTAGAAAAAGTCTGGGGTGACGATTTTATGGGCGAGTCAAACATTATTGAAGTGTATATTCGTGCGTTACGGAGTAAGTTAGAAGCAAGTAACTCCAAACGCCTGCTGCCTACTGTACGGGGAGTTGGAGACGAGTTACGAGAGCAAAAGTGATGAGGGGCGGATTTACAAATACTTCGCAGATAAAGTATGGATACTGGTGAACCCGCTCCTATTATGCTAGCTATTTTTTTTGTAAAAAATAGACCTAGAAATCCGGTCGTTCCTGATAATCTTCCGCAGAACTCGGGTCTAATTCCCAGCGACTTTCATCTCGATGTTCAAGCATATTTGTTGTGTTCAAAATAGCGCCATCGG includes:
- a CDS encoding DUF4079 domain-containing protein — encoded protein: MEFKDFLALLHPILAVAIVFPMLGIVLNMGWQTMQRRKQIAIDTKSKIPPVVGPEHVKAGRILSGSVVGVTLLGLAYPIFEHIWSKDVWSKNSFQVIFIVLMFVATVGSLVMLYRATPALWRGIFATLTGTGLVILGTQEGVYRRTNEWYWSHYYIGITAALIMVFSLAIIEDIYKDRSNRWRTIHVILSSIAVLLFLGGGMTGSRDLLEIPLNWQKPYIYSCDFTNKTCPKP
- a CDS encoding sugar ABC transporter permease; the protein is MSVTFSRRSLTPYLFLFPALFILSLTVLWPAVQAFYLSFTNYEYDLTQMPQWVGLKNFNRLWGDRTFWQTLTNTLLYLACVVPVLVVLPLGMAILCNQKLRGMNWFRAAYYTPAVISMVVAGIAWKWLFAETGLLNQLGELLGLPPVSWLANPKLAIFSVMAVTIWKGLGYYMVIYLAGLQAIPAELYEAAAIDGSDGLGKHWDITVPLMKPYLVLVAVISAISATKVFEEVYIMTQGGPRNSSKTVVYYLYERAFNDLEIGYACTIGLVLFLLILGLSILQVSLQGLTRND
- a CDS encoding GAF domain-containing protein produces the protein MDQQITIPALEEVDLTNCDREPIHLSGHIQPHGVLLVVREPELEIVQVSENTQDLLGIDAESAIGQDLSLLFDKIQLEKLKACLRKENLKTVNPIKLSVERAGKYLEFDCILHREEEVLMVELELATSPENLSVFSFYHSVRATVSKIQSAPNLKELCQLTVEEIRKISGFDRVMVYQFDPEGNGAVIAEAKAEKLSPFLGLNYPSSDIPKQARQLYSLNWLRLIPDINYQPVPLVSGKNAASIQPLDLSFTVLRSVSPIHIEYLQNMGVAASMSISLIKDKKLWGLIACHNYTPKYLNYELRAACEFIGQVMSLELQSKEGNEDYDYKLHLKSILTKIFEDISTSENLSQVLVKCQHNLLEAVNAQGAAIVFGDNCYRVGETPPGEALKYLTQWVQNNLNKEIFYTDSLTKCYPEAEEFKDTASGCLAIAISPTQKIYVLWFRPEVIKTVNWAGNPNKPVEKDEDGNPRLSPRKSFELWKENVRYKSLPWKQCEIDAALELKKAMINIVLCQVDKLEKLNTALEASVAREREKTAHLKTAMSELKRAQTQLVQSERMSSLGQLVAAVAYEVTNPINFIYGNLSYANEYSQKMINLLQLYEQQYPSPSPEIQAQIEAVELEFIAEDLPKLLGSMKVGANRIREIVQSLRNFSRIDEAEIKPVDIHDGLDSALLILSNRLKPKPDRPAIHLIKEYGSLPLVECYAVQINQVFMNVLTNAIDALEDGFVNNNLSSHCGDEEESLKCGQIRIVTELCPGQKAVAVRIKDNGWGMEQKVRQKIFEPFFTTKQVGKGAGIGLAISHEIAVEQHGGKLTCISAPGEGTELIIEIPLSQTHPTPIVK
- a CDS encoding NAD-dependent epimerase/dehydratase family protein, which encodes MTEKNTAQWDAGRFLKTLAYFGVIPFIGSMSWLQQLFASSSNSKKDQPKLVLVAGATGGLGKRVVKRLQQRGYRVRALVRDTKRATEILGQNVELVEGDITLPETLTPLVTEGIEAVICCTGTKVQPIEGDTPTREKYYQGIKFYMPEVVDVPEIVEYKGINNLVQAVRRQLIQAGEKTIFDFTKPSQDLKETWGALDDIVMGGTSESSIRLTDNTAIFTGNVSTANSGGFASVRTRNFDTPLNLAGFSGLQLRVKGDGKRYKLIVRNEAKWDGIGYCYSFDTVYNIWITVTVPFDELIPVFRAKTVKDGSKFDASSIFSFQLMLSKFEYDGGLNPKFTPGIFQLELESLKADGGQTLPRFVMVSSAGVTRPGRPGINLEEEPPAVRMNDMLGGILTWKLKGEDCVRSSRIPYTIVRPCALTEEPGGKALIFEQGDNIRGKVSREDIAELCVEALAQPQACNVTFEVKEGENGSSPGDWQALFSGVK
- a CDS encoding phosphotransferase, with the translated sequence MLPEQLQRIIGYFLEEATEQIQVIEQGLQDLQNTLPAPPRIHQLIRASHSIKGGAAMLGFSSIQRIAHRLEDYLKLLRECPIAIDSRLQSLLTEVFDILAALVSKVSKGFGLNHEDANQMLSLAEPVFDELDAYLRLRIPTRLTVRATTDEHIHVFSGYCTSLSEFSSAIASRVGLLGGTITRHDQDSQGIRLCIDIYLPPYTRIENIRQAVELSGAIIGNVQTQRDFSLLATADYPVYQSAIEPPAICIGCRYYYGRSDGGYLLNCTIHPRGPETEDCRDREPE